A stretch of Lactiplantibacillus brownii DNA encodes these proteins:
- a CDS encoding fluoride efflux transporter FluC — protein sequence MKKVFAIIIFALLGGGLREWLNLLVSWPQHFWLTVLINITGAFLLSLVTTLLPAKLPLSESVITGMSVGLIGSFTTFSTFTFETLQLMQQGHSVLVLAYISASLGLGLLAGIAGNLLSTHWLPEGKF from the coding sequence TTGAAAAAAGTTTTTGCAATTATCATTTTCGCACTGTTGGGTGGTGGGTTACGGGAGTGGCTCAATCTACTTGTCAGCTGGCCACAACATTTCTGGCTCACCGTTCTGATTAACATCACGGGAGCCTTTCTACTCAGCCTCGTCACAACATTACTTCCGGCAAAATTGCCATTATCTGAATCAGTGATTACCGGTATGAGTGTCGGCCTAATTGGCAGTTTCACCACTTTCTCAACATTCACATTTGAAACGCTACAGCTCATGCAACAAGGACATAGCGTTTTAGTGTTGGCCTATATTTCGGCCAGTCTAGGCTTGGGTCTGTTAGCCGGCATTGCCGGTAATTTATTGAGCACACACTGGTTACCGGAGGGCAAATTCTAA